One segment of Struthio camelus isolate bStrCam1 chromosome 27, bStrCam1.hap1, whole genome shotgun sequence DNA contains the following:
- the POLR3D gene encoding DNA-directed RNA polymerase III subunit RPC4 isoform X2, with product MAEGSSGGEGGGAPGSLRPGLPGARGLLGRRPPAPLSPGRLPSIRSRDLTLGGVKKKTFTPNIISRKIKEEPREDVSVKKEKKERERDRQRDGHGRGRGRPEVIQSHSIFEQGPAEMMKKKAGSWDKTVDMSDFGPSHIINIKKEKRETDEETKQILRMLQKDDFLDDPGLKNDIRNKPVQLPLAHSGWLFKEEAAEQEDAQPWLSGPKEEKMEVDLQAVKVKEEPCDGEDPKEALPATKAAQAKGPPGYPRDIPVAELLQRLSLSQEEELLFLQLPDTLPGQPPTQDTKPIKTELQNEEGQVVVVKQEKSQEARQAENTCTLADLPEGQVGKLLIRKSGKVQLVLGKVTLDVTMGTPCSFLQELVSVSIGDSRTGEMIVLGHVRHKLVCSPDFEALLEHRHR from the exons ATGGCGGAGGGCAGCTCGGGCGGCGAGGGCGGTGGGGCGCCCGGCAGCCtgcgcccggggctgcccggggcgcgggggctgctcgggaggcgcccgccggcccccctcAGCCCGGGGCGCCTGCCCTCCATCCGCTCCCGAGACCTCACCCTGGGAGGTGTGAAGAAG AAAACCTTCACCCCCAACATAATTAGCAGGAAGATCAAGGAAGA GCCCCGCGAGGATGTCTCcgtcaagaaggagaagaaggagcgGGAGCGGGACAGGCAGCGCGACGGGCACGGCCGAGGCCGGGGCAGACCGGAGGTCATCCAGTCCCACTCCATCTTTGAGCAGGGCCCTGCTGAAATGATGAAGAAGAAAG ctggcTCCTGGGACAAGACCGTGGACATGTCGGACTTTGGCCCTTCCCACATCATCAACAtcaagaaggagaagagggagacgGACGAGGAAACGAAGCAGATCCTGCGCATGCTGCAGAAGGACGAC TTCCTCGACGACCCCGGCCTGAAGAACGACATCCGGAACAAGCCGGTGCAGCTGCCGCTGGCCCACTCAGGCTGGCTCTTCAAGGAGGAGGCCGCCGAGCAGGAGGAcgcccagccctggctctccGGCCCCAAggaggagaagatggaggtggaCTTGCAGGCGGTGAAAG TGAAAGAAGAGCCGTGTGACGGCGAGGACCCCAAAGAGGCCCTGCCGGCGACCAAGGCGGCGCAAGCCAAGGGCCCCCCCGGCTACCCCCGGGACATCCCGGTGGCGGAGCTGCTGCAGCGGCTGAGCCTGTCGCAGGAGGAGGAGCTGCTCTTCCTGCAGCTGCCCGACACGCTGCCCGGGCAGCCGCCCACGCAGGACACCAAGCCCATCAAGACGGAGCTGCAGAACGAGGAGGGGCAAGTGGTCGTGGTGAAGCAGGAGAAGAGTCAg GAGGCGAGGCAGGCGGAGAACACCTGCACCCTGGCCGACCTGCCGGAGGGGCAGGTGGGGAAACTGCTCATCCGGAAGTCAGGAAAAGTGCAGCTGGTGCTGGGCAAGGTGACCCTGGACGTGACCATGGGGACACCCTGCTCCTTCCTGCAG GAGCTGGTGTCCGTCAGCATCGGAGACAGCCGCACGGGCGAGATGATCGTGCTGGGCCACGTGAGGCACAAACTGGTGTGTTCCCCGGACTTCGAGGCCCTGCTGGAGCACCGGCACCGGTAG
- the PHYHIP gene encoding phytanoyl-CoA hydroxylase-interacting protein, with translation MDLLSTPKNIEINNITCDSFRISWAMDKGDLERVTHYFIDLNKKENKNSNKFKHRDVPTKLVAKAVPLPMTVRGHWFLSPRTEYSVAVQTAVKQSDGEYLVSGWSETVEFCTGDYAKEHLAQLQEKAELIAGRMLRFSVFYRNQHKEYFQHVRMHCGNVMKPSLKDNSGSHGSPTSGMLHGIFFSCNTEFNTGQPPQDSPYGRYRFQIPAQRLFNPNTNLYFADFYCMYTAYHYVVLVLAPKGSSGDHFCRERLPQLDISCNKFLTCCVEDGELVYRHAQDSILEVIYTEPVDLSLGVLGEISGHQLMSLSTANAKKDPSCKTCNISVGR, from the exons ATGGACCTGCTCTCCACCCCCAAAAACATCGAGATCAACAACATCACCTGCGACTCCTTCCGCATCTCCTGGGCCATGGACAAGGGCGACCTGGAGAGGGTCACCCACTACTTCATCGACCTCAACAAGAAGGAGAACAAGAACTCCAACAAGTTCAAGCACCGG GACGTGCCCACCAAGCTGGTGGCCAAGGCGGTGCCGCTGCCCATGACGGTGCGTGGCCACTGGTTCCTGAGCCCGCGCACCGAGTACAGCGTGGCGGTGCAGACGGCCGTCAAGCAGAGCGACGGCGAGTACCTGGTGTCCGGCTGGAGCGAGACGGTGGAGTTCTGCACCGGCG ACTACGCCAAGGAGCACCTGGCCCAGCTGCAGGAGAAGGCCGAGCTCATCGCCGGCCGCATGCTGCGCTTCTCCGTCTTCTACCGTAACCAGCACAAGGAGTATTTCCAGCACGTCAG GATGCACTGCGGCAACGTGATGAAGCCGTCGCTGAAGGACAACAGCGGCAGCCACGGCTCCCCCACCAGCGGCATGCTGCACGGCATCTTCTTCAGCTGCAACACCGAGTTCAACACCGGGCAGCCCCCGCAGGACTCGCCCTACGGCCGCTACCGCTTCCAGATCCCGGCCCAGCGCCTCTTCAACCCCAACACCAACCTCTACTTCGCGGACTTCTACTGCATGTACACCGCCTACCACTACGTCGTCCTGGTCCTGGCGCCCAAGGGCTCCTCGGGAGACCACTTCTGCCGGGAGCGCCTGCCCCAGCTGGACATTTCCTGCAACAAGTTCCTGACGTGCTGCGTGGAGGACGGGGAGCTGGTGTACCGCCATGCCCAGGACAGCATCCTGGAGGTCATATACACCGAGCCCGTGGACCTCAGCCTCGGCGTGCTGGGGGAGATCAGCGGCCACCAGCTCATGAGCCTCTCCACCGCCAACGCCAAAAAGGACCCGAGCTGCAAGACGTGCAACATCAGCGTGGGGCGCTag
- the POLR3D gene encoding DNA-directed RNA polymerase III subunit RPC4 isoform X1, protein MAEGSSGGEGGGAPGSLRPGLPGARGLLGRRPPAPLSPGRLPSIRSRDLTLGGVKKKTFTPNIISRKIKEEPREDVSVKKEKKERERDRQRDGHGRGRGRPEVIQSHSIFEQGPAEMMKKKAGSWDKTVDMSDFGPSHIINIKKEKRETDEETKQILRMLQKDDFLDDPGLKNDIRNKPVQLPLAHSGWLFKEEAAEQEDAQPWLSGPKEEKMEVDLQAVKVKEEPCDGEDPKEALPATKAAQAKGPPGYPRDIPVAELLQRLSLSQEEELLFLQLPDTLPGQPPTQDTKPIKTELQNEEGQVVVVKQEKSQQEARQAENTCTLADLPEGQVGKLLIRKSGKVQLVLGKVTLDVTMGTPCSFLQELVSVSIGDSRTGEMIVLGHVRHKLVCSPDFEALLEHRHR, encoded by the exons ATGGCGGAGGGCAGCTCGGGCGGCGAGGGCGGTGGGGCGCCCGGCAGCCtgcgcccggggctgcccggggcgcgggggctgctcgggaggcgcccgccggcccccctcAGCCCGGGGCGCCTGCCCTCCATCCGCTCCCGAGACCTCACCCTGGGAGGTGTGAAGAAG AAAACCTTCACCCCCAACATAATTAGCAGGAAGATCAAGGAAGA GCCCCGCGAGGATGTCTCcgtcaagaaggagaagaaggagcgGGAGCGGGACAGGCAGCGCGACGGGCACGGCCGAGGCCGGGGCAGACCGGAGGTCATCCAGTCCCACTCCATCTTTGAGCAGGGCCCTGCTGAAATGATGAAGAAGAAAG ctggcTCCTGGGACAAGACCGTGGACATGTCGGACTTTGGCCCTTCCCACATCATCAACAtcaagaaggagaagagggagacgGACGAGGAAACGAAGCAGATCCTGCGCATGCTGCAGAAGGACGAC TTCCTCGACGACCCCGGCCTGAAGAACGACATCCGGAACAAGCCGGTGCAGCTGCCGCTGGCCCACTCAGGCTGGCTCTTCAAGGAGGAGGCCGCCGAGCAGGAGGAcgcccagccctggctctccGGCCCCAAggaggagaagatggaggtggaCTTGCAGGCGGTGAAAG TGAAAGAAGAGCCGTGTGACGGCGAGGACCCCAAAGAGGCCCTGCCGGCGACCAAGGCGGCGCAAGCCAAGGGCCCCCCCGGCTACCCCCGGGACATCCCGGTGGCGGAGCTGCTGCAGCGGCTGAGCCTGTCGCAGGAGGAGGAGCTGCTCTTCCTGCAGCTGCCCGACACGCTGCCCGGGCAGCCGCCCACGCAGGACACCAAGCCCATCAAGACGGAGCTGCAGAACGAGGAGGGGCAAGTGGTCGTGGTGAAGCAGGAGAAGAGTCAg CAGGAGGCGAGGCAGGCGGAGAACACCTGCACCCTGGCCGACCTGCCGGAGGGGCAGGTGGGGAAACTGCTCATCCGGAAGTCAGGAAAAGTGCAGCTGGTGCTGGGCAAGGTGACCCTGGACGTGACCATGGGGACACCCTGCTCCTTCCTGCAG GAGCTGGTGTCCGTCAGCATCGGAGACAGCCGCACGGGCGAGATGATCGTGCTGGGCCACGTGAGGCACAAACTGGTGTGTTCCCCGGACTTCGAGGCCCTGCTGGAGCACCGGCACCGGTAG